In one window of Tripterygium wilfordii isolate XIE 37 chromosome 1, ASM1340144v1, whole genome shotgun sequence DNA:
- the LOC120002826 gene encoding two-component response regulator ORR24-like translates to MKRNFSCEEGSKTTTTFTSQYNNSSRKKGGEDDDDDDDEDEEEEVDNEEKKSATAGVAVPSCRSVRPYSRSRMPRFRWTPQLHLCFLLAVERLGGQDRATPKLVLQLMNIKGLTIAHVKSHLQMYRSKKINDTDPEKGLSFDSGGHNFYYASQLPKLHSFNQRSSSSLSDACNWRGQDNQICSPHNIDRCGLNGAKQGLHGSVTERVLFGRLKNNSFNGDSHLSTNISSFNNIGPSNTNKRSSTSTHPTILLDEEVESLQRCSRRPISSAQLIKNGSCDRNWRAIHQEVENTAKRKKLDLNLSLNVDEKGMEGTSDEEEEEEEVDSDLCLSLASSSLSTTKHARKTKMVASTLDLIL, encoded by the exons ATGAAGAGGAATTTCAGCTGTGAAGAAGGGTCCAAGACCACTACAACATTCACAAGCCAATATAACAATTCATCAAGGAAAAAAGGCGGCGAAGATGATGACGATGACGATgacgaagacgaagaagaagaggtggataatgaagagaagaagagtgCAACTGCAGGTGTTGCGGTTCCATCCTGCAGATCTGTACGTCCTTATAGTCGTTCTAGGATGCCGAGGTTCCGATGGACTCCCCAACTCCATCTTTGCTTTCTTCTTGCTGTTGAAAGACTTGGAGGACAGGATA GAGCAACACCAAAGTTGGTTCTTCAATTGATGAACATCAAAGGCCTTACTATTGCTCATGTCAAGAGCCATCTTCAG aTGTATAGAAGTAAGAAGATCAATGATACAGATCCAg AGAAAGGTTTATCATTTGACAGTGGGGGTCATAATTTCTATTATGCTAGCCAATTACCCAAACTGCATAGTTTCAATCaaagatcttcatcttctttaag TGATGCTTGCAATTGGAGAGGTCAAGACAACCAAATCTGTAGTCCACACAACATTGATAGGTGTGGACTCAATGGAGCAAAACAAGGACTTCATGGCTCAGTCACCGAGAGAGTACTTTTTGGAAGACTCAAAAACAATTCATTTAATGGAGATTCCCATTTGAGTACTaatatttcttctttcaacaacaTAGGACCCTCTAATACTAACAAAAGAAGCAGTACTAGTACTCATCCAACCATACTGCTTGATGAAGAGGTTGAGTCCCTTCAAAGATGTTCAAGGAGACCAATATCAAGTGCTCAGTTGATCAAAAATGGATCTTGTGACAGAAACTGGAGGGCAATTCATCAAGAAGTGGAAAATACGGCGAAACGGAAGAAATTGGACTTGAATCTATCTCTAAACGTGGATGAGAAGGGCATGGAAGGAACaagtgatgaagaagaagaagaagaagaagttgatagTGATTTGTGTCTTTCATTGGCTTCATCATCTTTATCCACAACAAAGCATGCAAGGAAGACAAAAATGGTGGCAAGTACTCTGGATctaattttatga
- the LOC119985620 gene encoding probable inactive serine/threonine-protein kinase bub1 isoform X1, with product MAANSLRFNDLFSSLISDIKSYNGKDPLLPWLRGIKKMKETLPPRVLKEKLPRFLQKCTKMFESDRRYRNDMRYLRVWLQLMDYVDDPRALLRSMEANGVGIKRSLFYQAYALYYEKTKKFEEAEKMYHLGVQNLAEPVNELQKSYEQFLQRAERHKKKMLQCQEGRITKRPLSEKDIPLHSSRNEGNSENACNIEGKPMKMLSENSQNVQSKHEVSENPCETARGSDFSTKKELDGCIWSRCTDKQQSTSGRGSNNSRMFSGEDTVVVKKFVDDAIVGKSEAKDACHHGLVDPTINLKEAMNAINNMFKEPLDPAPIKRRSHRSQYKDNHSSNNGFKVFQDEDLDGGIEFSMEEKSFPLRQQSTAQSHKPHQEPLKIFTDDEENEQDDFEQIDHLNPKDGSVSSALHLKAFVFPSPKDLSERSDELEAQSSPRRKLREDTVVRRFVGCTISDDPEAEDVCHHGLVDPTINLKEAMDDINNMFGKPIDFVRAKRPKKQFSSPNKNQGPCGFSILPDDDDLEQQSCQIAPKSSSNAIESDLREPTIFTKEAMDEINKMFGMPLDF from the exons ATGGCGGCCAACTCTCTCCGCTTCAACGATCTGTTCTCTTCCTTGATATCGGACATCAAGTCTTATAATGGGAAAGACCCGCTTCTTCCTTGGCTACG AGGAATCAAGAAAATGAAGGAGACTCTGCCTCCTCGTGTTTTGAAAGAGAAGCTGCCTCGATTTCTGCAGAAGTGCACTAAAATGTTCGAGTCCGATCGGCGTTACAGAAACGACATGCGGTACCTTCGTGTTTGGTTGCAGTTG ATGGATTACGTGGATGATCCGAGAGCCCTGTTGAGAAGCATGGAAGCAAATGGTGTTGGGATAAAACGGTCTTTGTTCTATCAAGCATACGCTCTCTATTATgagaaaaccaagaaatttgAGGAGGCTGAGAAGATGTACCATTTGGGAGTTCAGAA TCTTGCTGAACCAGTGAATGAGTTGCAGAAATCATATGAGCAGTTCCTTCAACGTGCGGAAAGACACAAGAAAAAAATGCTTCAG TGCCAGGAAGGCAGAATTACCAAGAGGCCTCTGTCTGAAAAAGACATTCCTTTGCATTCCAGTAGGAATGAAGGAAACAGTGAAAACGCATGCAACATTGAAGGTAAACCTATGAAGATGCTTAGTGAAAACTCACAGAATGTGCAGTCCAAACATGAGGTTTCCGAAAACCCTTGCGAAACGGCAAGGGGAAGTGACTTTTCCACGAAGAAGGAACTTGATGGATGCATTTGGTCTAGATGTACAGATAAACAGCAGTCTACTTCTGGGAGAGGTTCAAACAACTCCAGGATGTTTTCTGGCGAGGACACTGTTGTGGTGAAAAAATTTGTAGATGATGCCATTGTTGGAAAGTCTGAAGCAAAAGATGCCTGCCATCATGGGCTGGTTGATCCTACCATAAACTTGAAGGAGGCCATGAATGCAATCAATAACATGTTTAAAGAGCCTCTCGATCCAGCTCCAATTAAAAGGAGATCACACAGAAGTCAATATAAAGATAATCATAGTTCGAACAATGGTTTCAAGGTATTCCAGGATGAAGACTTGGATGGTGGAATAGAATTTTCGATGGAAGAAAAGAGTTTCCCTTTGAGGCAGCAGAGCACAGCTCAATCTCACAAGCCTCATCAAGAACCGTTGAAGATATTTACCGATGATGAAGAAAATGAGCAAGATGACTTTGAACAGATTGACCATCTGAATCCAAAAGATGGTTCCGTCTCATCTGCTTTGCATTTGAAAGCTTTTGTATTTCCAAGTCCAAAGGATCTTTCTGAGAGGTCTGATGAACTAGAAGCACAGAGTTCACCGCGAAGGAAGCTCAGGGAAGATACAGTTGTTCGTAGGTTTGTTGGGTGTACTATTTCAGATGATCCCGAAGCTGAAGATGTTTGTCATCATGGGTTGGTAGACCCGACAATCAACCTGAAGGAGGCTATGGATGATATAAATAACATGTTTGGGAAGCCAATAGATTTTGTAAGGGCCAAAAGACCAAAGAAACAGTTCTCATCACCAAATAAGAACCAAGGTCCTTGTGGATTTTCAATACTTCCCGATGATGATGACTTGGAACAGCAAAGTTGTCAGATTGCACCAAAATCATCCAGCAATGCAATTGAGAGTGACTTGCGTGAGCCTACTATTTTTACAAAGGAGGCCATGGATGAGATTAATAAGATGTTTGGAATGCCATTGGACTTCTAG
- the LOC119985620 gene encoding probable inactive serine/threonine-protein kinase bub1 isoform X2: MKETLPPRVLKEKLPRFLQKCTKMFESDRRYRNDMRYLRVWLQLMDYVDDPRALLRSMEANGVGIKRSLFYQAYALYYEKTKKFEEAEKMYHLGVQNLAEPVNELQKSYEQFLQRAERHKKKMLQCQEGRITKRPLSEKDIPLHSSRNEGNSENACNIEGKPMKMLSENSQNVQSKHEVSENPCETARGSDFSTKKELDGCIWSRCTDKQQSTSGRGSNNSRMFSGEDTVVVKKFVDDAIVGKSEAKDACHHGLVDPTINLKEAMNAINNMFKEPLDPAPIKRRSHRSQYKDNHSSNNGFKVFQDEDLDGGIEFSMEEKSFPLRQQSTAQSHKPHQEPLKIFTDDEENEQDDFEQIDHLNPKDGSVSSALHLKAFVFPSPKDLSERSDELEAQSSPRRKLREDTVVRRFVGCTISDDPEAEDVCHHGLVDPTINLKEAMDDINNMFGKPIDFVRAKRPKKQFSSPNKNQGPCGFSILPDDDDLEQQSCQIAPKSSSNAIESDLREPTIFTKEAMDEINKMFGMPLDF; encoded by the exons ATGAAGGAGACTCTGCCTCCTCGTGTTTTGAAAGAGAAGCTGCCTCGATTTCTGCAGAAGTGCACTAAAATGTTCGAGTCCGATCGGCGTTACAGAAACGACATGCGGTACCTTCGTGTTTGGTTGCAGTTG ATGGATTACGTGGATGATCCGAGAGCCCTGTTGAGAAGCATGGAAGCAAATGGTGTTGGGATAAAACGGTCTTTGTTCTATCAAGCATACGCTCTCTATTATgagaaaaccaagaaatttgAGGAGGCTGAGAAGATGTACCATTTGGGAGTTCAGAA TCTTGCTGAACCAGTGAATGAGTTGCAGAAATCATATGAGCAGTTCCTTCAACGTGCGGAAAGACACAAGAAAAAAATGCTTCAG TGCCAGGAAGGCAGAATTACCAAGAGGCCTCTGTCTGAAAAAGACATTCCTTTGCATTCCAGTAGGAATGAAGGAAACAGTGAAAACGCATGCAACATTGAAGGTAAACCTATGAAGATGCTTAGTGAAAACTCACAGAATGTGCAGTCCAAACATGAGGTTTCCGAAAACCCTTGCGAAACGGCAAGGGGAAGTGACTTTTCCACGAAGAAGGAACTTGATGGATGCATTTGGTCTAGATGTACAGATAAACAGCAGTCTACTTCTGGGAGAGGTTCAAACAACTCCAGGATGTTTTCTGGCGAGGACACTGTTGTGGTGAAAAAATTTGTAGATGATGCCATTGTTGGAAAGTCTGAAGCAAAAGATGCCTGCCATCATGGGCTGGTTGATCCTACCATAAACTTGAAGGAGGCCATGAATGCAATCAATAACATGTTTAAAGAGCCTCTCGATCCAGCTCCAATTAAAAGGAGATCACACAGAAGTCAATATAAAGATAATCATAGTTCGAACAATGGTTTCAAGGTATTCCAGGATGAAGACTTGGATGGTGGAATAGAATTTTCGATGGAAGAAAAGAGTTTCCCTTTGAGGCAGCAGAGCACAGCTCAATCTCACAAGCCTCATCAAGAACCGTTGAAGATATTTACCGATGATGAAGAAAATGAGCAAGATGACTTTGAACAGATTGACCATCTGAATCCAAAAGATGGTTCCGTCTCATCTGCTTTGCATTTGAAAGCTTTTGTATTTCCAAGTCCAAAGGATCTTTCTGAGAGGTCTGATGAACTAGAAGCACAGAGTTCACCGCGAAGGAAGCTCAGGGAAGATACAGTTGTTCGTAGGTTTGTTGGGTGTACTATTTCAGATGATCCCGAAGCTGAAGATGTTTGTCATCATGGGTTGGTAGACCCGACAATCAACCTGAAGGAGGCTATGGATGATATAAATAACATGTTTGGGAAGCCAATAGATTTTGTAAGGGCCAAAAGACCAAAGAAACAGTTCTCATCACCAAATAAGAACCAAGGTCCTTGTGGATTTTCAATACTTCCCGATGATGATGACTTGGAACAGCAAAGTTGTCAGATTGCACCAAAATCATCCAGCAATGCAATTGAGAGTGACTTGCGTGAGCCTACTATTTTTACAAAGGAGGCCATGGATGAGATTAATAAGATGTTTGGAATGCCATTGGACTTCTAG
- the LOC119985736 gene encoding non-classical arabinogalactan protein 30 produces the protein MASNHFFPIISSILLLLPLAFPSLAAYETTPIKTPETHIDVVVEGMVYCQSCDHYGSWSMVGAEPVPSAKVSIICKNHKNKVSFYKAYETDGTGYFYAHLDGFKMTHYLDHPLQSCHVKLVSSPLENCNLLSNVNYGLYGAPLRYGTRSFGRNYEAIVYSAGPLAFHPAHCPPTTHY, from the coding sequence ATGGCAAGCAACCATTTCTTCCCCATCATTTCTTCAATTCTGCTGCTACTCCCATTGGCTTTCCCTTCATTAGCTGCCTACGAAACCACCCCAATTAAGACACCAGAGACGCACATTGATGTGGTTGTCGAAGGCATGGTATACTGCCAGAGCTGTGACCATTATGGTTCATGGTCAATGGTAGGGGCTGAGCCAGTCCCTTCAGCCAAAGTAAGCATAATCTGCAAGAACCACAAAAATAAAGTCAGCTTCTACAAGGCTTATGAAACTGATGGCACTGGTTACTTCTATGCACATCTTGATGGCTTCAAGATGACCCATTATTTAGATCATCCTTTACAATCCTGCCATGTGAAGCTCGTCTCATCTCCTCTTGAGAATTGCAATCTACTCTCTAATGTTAACTATGGACTGTATGGTGCTCCACTCCGCTATGGGACGAGATCATTTGGACGGAACTATGAGGCCATTGTCTACTCTGCTGGCCCCTTGGCTTTCCATCCCGCTCATTGCCCCCCAACCACTCACTACTGA